A stretch of the Nicotiana tabacum cultivar K326 chromosome 6, ASM71507v2, whole genome shotgun sequence genome encodes the following:
- the LOC107820683 gene encoding uncharacterized protein LOC107820683: protein MVEEEPKVIAEEIRREQEEVLLSLIEQRTKDVENLRKRISYYTSQLDQAERNLEESQQKLASLRARVNVATSTSFHGNDLDPVKAKIRSVSPIQISDDSSESLSECKPQPDKDNITARKSSALDKKIASPFQKNNDNSAKLPTAKPLLIIPDVRPKVSQPLKMVEPSPVLCGSDLCAGGSGFNFRNTRIARSKADNIVETPPDVVAAEIQPKGTKRKFEQKEREELIPLIGSSSSASKIHCQTCNFIPSQHKRKMRTIVLCPTNDQLFASSALDGVVNLWQVQDMGSSANLVSSTDCISREGRRWPEDVAWHPKGTSLFSVYSADGGDSQISILNLNKGKENTRVNFLEEKPHVKGIINSITFMPWEEDCFVTGGNDHAVVLWTNKDGENSWKPKVLPKEHSSAVMGVAGLQHKKVVMSAGADKRILGFDLPAQRIEYKHQLESKCMSVLPNPHDLNLFMVQTGTLEKQLRLFDFRSRQAEIHSFGWKQESSDSHSALINQAWSPDGLYISSGSVDPDIHIFDIRYNSHKPSQSIRAHHKRVFKAVWHHTLPLLISISSDLNIGLHRIL, encoded by the exons GTCACAACAGAAACTTGCTAGCCTCCGGGCTCGGGTCAATGTGGCAACATCCACAAGCTTTCATGGGAATGACCTGGATCCGGTGAAAGCTAAAATAAGATCCGTCAGTCCTATTCAGATAAGTGATGATTCTTCTGAAAGCCTCTCTGAGTGTAAGCCTCAACCTGACAAAGACAACATCACAGCTAGAAAATCTTCAGCACTTGATAAAAAAATAGCAAGCCCTTTTCAGAAAAACAATGATAATTCCGCGAAGCTGCCCACGGCAAAACCATTACTTATCATTCCTGACGTGAGACCAAAGGTTTCTCAGCCTTTGAAGATGGTAGAACCTAGTCCTGTCCTATGTGGATCTGATTTGTGTGCTGGAGGATCAGGATTTAATTTTCGTAACACTCGCATTGCAAGGTCAAAAGCAGATAATATTGTGGAAACCCCTCCTGACGTTGTAGCTGCTGAGATTCAACCTAAAGGAACAAAAAGGAAGTTTG AACAGAAAGAGCGTGAAGAGTTGATTCCGTTGATAGGTAGCTCCTCTTCAGCAAGCAAGATCCATTGTCAGACGTGCAATTTCATACCTAGTCAACACAAGCGAAAGATGAGAACTATTGTCTTGTGCCCTACGAATGATCAACTTTTTGCGAGCAG TGCACTGGATGGGGTTGTCAACTTGTGGCAGGTGCAGGACATGGG GTCAAGTGCTAATCTTGTCAGTAGCACAGATTGCATTTCGCGCGAGGGTAGAAGATGGCCAGAAGACGTAGCATGGCATCCGAAAGGCACTAGTCTCTTTTCTGTGTACAGCGCTGATGGTGGGGATTCACAAATTTCAATCTTGAATCTTAACAAGGGAAAagag AATACGCGAGTAAATTTCTTGGAGGAGAAACCTCATGTCAAAGGGATCATTAACAGCATAACGTTCATGCCATGGGAAGAGGACTGTTTTGTTACTGGTGGTAATGATCATGCAGTTGTCTTGTGGACCAATAAAGATGGAGAAAATTCATGGAAGCCTAAAGTGTTGCCTAAAGAGCATTCTTCTGCTGTAATGGGAGTTGCCGGTTTGCAGCATAAGAAAGTTGTGATGTCTGCTGGTGCCGATAAACGTATATTAGGATTTGATTTACCAGCTCAGAGAATAGAATACAAACATCAACTAGAAAGCAAATGCATGAGTGTCCTGCCTAATCCACATGATTTGAACCTTTTTATGGTTCAGACAGG GACCTTAGAGAAACAGCTTCGCTTGTTTGATTTTAGGTCGAGGCAAGCTGAGATTCATTCCTTTGGGTGGAAACAAGAAAGCAGTGACTCGCACTCGGCTCTTATAAATCAGGCTTGGTCACCTGATGGTTTGTACATTTCATCTGGCTCTGTTGATCCTGACATTCACATATTTGATATACGGTACAAttctcacaaaccttcccagtccATTAGAGCTCATCATAAGCGAGTCTTCAAAGCTGTTTGGCACCACACTCTCCCGCTCCTCATTTCTATATCTTCTGATTTGAACATTGGATTGCACAGAATTTTATGA
- the LOC107820681 gene encoding protein BONZAI 1 — MGNCCSDVAGGQSAVGGTGKNQNDPAYSPNEAVDAFLKSRGYQGLYSQIELSLSATSLRDRDMLSKSDPMAVLYSKEKDGSLKELSRTEVVLNSLNPKWITKYTIAYYFETVQNLVFRVYDVDTQFHNQDVKMLKLEEQDFLGEASCTLAQIVTKSGRSLTLDLVCGEQSSDQTHARKLGKLTVLAEESVSSKTTIELRLRCSELESKDLFSKSDPFLVVSKATESGIVVPICKTEVIKNDHSPIWKSVFLNIQQIGSKDSPLTIECYDFNSNGKHSLLGKIHKSLSDLEKLHSAGIGANLFIPAALGPNQQNKVLKSELFVESYSEKIQYTFLDYLAWGYELNFMVAIDFTASNGNPRLPDSLHYIDPSGRPNAYQRAILDVGEVLQYYDTDKRFPAWGFGARPIDGPVSHCFNLNGSNSYCEVEGIQGIMMAYMSALHNVSLAGPTLFGPVITSAAHIASQSMTNNERKYFVLLIITDGVITDLQETMDALVQAADLPLSILIVGVGGADFKEMEILDADKGERLESATGRVAVRDIVQFVPLRDVQNGDVSVVQSLLAELPSQFLEFMRFRKIQPTL; from the exons ATGGGAAATTGCTGCTCCGACGTGGCCGGCGGACAATCGGCGGTCGGCGGTACCGGAAAAAATCAGAACGATCCAGCTTACTCTCCTAACGAGGCCGTCGATGCCTTCCTTAAGTCTCGCGGTTACCAAGGCCTCTACTCTCAGATCGAG TTGTCTCTATCTGCTACCAGCTTGCGCGATCGTGATATGCTTTCCAAG AGTGACCCTATGGCAGTCctttattcaaaagaaaaagatgGTTCATTGAAAGAGCTTAGCCGTACAGAAGTAGTTTTGAACTCATTGAACCCGAAGTGGATTACAAAATATACAATTGCTTATTATTTTGAGACAGTGCAGAATTTAGT GTTTCGTGTGTACGATGTTGACACTCAATTTCACAATCAAGATGTCAAG ATGCTTAAACTGGAAGAGCAGGACTTTCTTGGTGAGGCCAGTTGCACATTGGCCCAG ATTGTCACAAAGTCGGGCAGGTCCCTGACCTTGGACCTTGTATGTGGCGAACAATCTTCTGATCAAACGCATGCGCGAAAGTTAGGCAAGCTTACTGTTTTAGCTGAAGAAAGTGTCAGCTCcaagactactattgagttgagATTAAGATGTTCAGAATTGGAATCAAAGGATTTGTTCTCAAAAAGT GATCCATTTCTGGTGGTCTCAAAAGCTACAGAAAGTGGAATAGTGGTTCCAATTTGCAAAACAGAAGTGATAAAAAATGATCACTCACCCATCTGGAAATCGGTGTTCCTGAATATCCAACAAATTGGAAGTAAG GACAGCCCATTAACTATCGAGTGTTATGACTTCAATAGCAACGGCAAGCATAGTTTACTTGG AAAGATTCACAAGTCACTGTCAGATTTAGAAAAGTTACATTCTGCCGGTATTGGTGCAAATCTTTTTATACCAGCTGCTCTGGGACCTAATCAACAAAACAAG GTTCTGAAGAGTGAGCTTTTCGTGGAAAGCTATTCTGAGAAAATCCAGTATACATTCCTTGATTACTTAGCATGGGGCTATGAACTCAACTTCATGGTGGCCATTGATTTCACTG CTTCCAATGGAAATCCACGCCTCCCTGATTCATTGCATTATATCGACCCTTCAGGACGGCCAAATGCCTATCAGAGA GCAATCTTGGATGTTGGAGAGGTGTTGCAGTATTATGATACAGACAAACGTTTTCCTGCTTGGGGTTTTGGAGCACGGCCAATTGATGGCCCAGTTTCTCATTGCTTCAATCTAAATGGTAGCAACAGTTACTGTGAG GTGGAAGGAATCCAGGGTATTATGATGGCATACATGAGTGCTCTTCATAATGTTTCACTTGCAGGTCCAACTTTATTTGGACCAGTGATTACTTCTGCTGCACATATAGCAAGTCAGTCTATGACGAACAATGAGCGGAAGTATTTCGTTTTGTTAATAATCACG GATGGAGTGATAACAGATCTCCAAGAAACAATGGATGCTCTTGTTCAAGCTGCGGATTTGCCATTGTCAATTCTTATTGTTGGGGTTGGAGGAGCAGACTTCAAAGAAATGGAG ATATTAGATGCTGATAAAGGAGAGAGGCTAGAGTCTGCAACTGGACGTGTTGCCGTGCGGGATATAGTACAATTTGTTCCTCTCCGAGATGTACAAA ATGGAGACGTCTCAGTTGTTCAATCGCTTTTAGCAGAATTACCTTcccaatttttggaatttatgCGGTTCAGAAAGATACAGCCGACTTTATGA